A single Cnuibacter physcomitrellae DNA region contains:
- a CDS encoding glycoside hydrolase family 15 protein, translating into MHRRILSSALAVGIVAAGLGFVPIPSATAAPLVPLAPGAPGVAATWTSGDKHGLGTAVSDASKVWYTLGSGTTTEVFYPTVDRPQVQDLQFVVTDGVSRTYVERDDSVHETTLVDPEALEYRQTDTAKDGSFRITKTYVTSPGRQTLLIDTRFEQLSGTTPLHLYVLFNPSTGGDGNANRGNTLDGMLISQGGPTSAALASSLGFGDTTTGYSGTASDPYRQLTADHRLSTLYGGAATDGNIVQSAEITVGRDTRFTLALGFGSTLNDAQGAASNALGDGFAATESAYVAGWRGYLSSLSPAPSSVAGTSLETQYDVAVMTLRAHEDKTVRGAFVASLSVPWGQAVPGTMANPGYHAIWARDLYQVATALLAAGDRAGAARALDYMLNVQQRADGSMPHNTMVDGSDTGLTGIQLDEVAFPAVLASMLGRSDSATWAKLKLSADYLVSHGPSTPQERWEEQAGFSPSTIAAEIAGLVASADIAVKNGDRASATRYLDTADLWRASLESWTVTHTGSIGTPHYERIDPIGTPDAGTTVCDTNGAGCTDARDLVDGGFLELVRLGIRSADDPTIAASVAVVDAQLRVDTPSGAMWRRYNRDGYGEHADGSPFNGTAGGIGRPWPVLAGERGQYELANGRDAMPYLRSMAATANDAYMIPEQVWDTADTGRFTAGEATDSAAPLAWAMAQYVRLAQSISAGRNVDTPAVVAARYATGVEATFRANATTTWGESLFVVGSIPALGSWDTSKAIRLSSASYPDWAVEVALPAGVSLEYKYIRKSADGTVTWESGANRTITLPGSGTPVYRDTWRR; encoded by the coding sequence ATGCACCGTCGCATCCTCTCCTCTGCTCTCGCCGTCGGCATCGTGGCCGCCGGCCTCGGGTTCGTCCCGATCCCGTCGGCGACCGCCGCGCCGTTGGTCCCCCTCGCGCCCGGCGCCCCCGGTGTCGCCGCCACCTGGACCAGCGGCGACAAGCACGGCCTCGGCACCGCCGTCTCCGACGCGTCGAAGGTCTGGTACACGCTGGGATCCGGGACCACCACCGAGGTGTTCTATCCCACGGTCGACCGTCCTCAGGTCCAGGACCTCCAGTTCGTCGTCACCGACGGCGTCTCGCGCACCTACGTCGAGCGCGACGACTCGGTGCACGAGACCACGCTGGTCGACCCCGAGGCTCTCGAGTACCGCCAGACCGACACCGCGAAGGACGGGTCGTTCCGCATCACGAAGACGTACGTCACGAGCCCCGGCCGGCAGACGCTCCTCATCGACACGCGCTTCGAGCAGCTGAGCGGCACGACTCCGCTGCACCTCTACGTGCTCTTCAACCCGTCGACCGGGGGCGATGGCAACGCCAACCGCGGCAACACCCTGGACGGGATGCTGATCTCGCAGGGCGGACCGACATCGGCCGCGCTCGCCTCCTCGCTCGGCTTCGGCGACACCACCACCGGGTACAGCGGCACGGCGAGCGATCCGTACCGCCAGCTCACCGCCGATCACCGTCTGTCGACGCTCTACGGCGGGGCCGCGACCGACGGGAACATCGTGCAGTCCGCCGAGATCACGGTCGGTCGAGACACCCGCTTCACGCTCGCCCTCGGATTCGGGTCGACGCTCAACGATGCGCAGGGTGCGGCGTCCAATGCCCTGGGCGACGGCTTCGCGGCGACCGAGTCCGCCTACGTGGCGGGATGGCGCGGGTACCTCTCGTCCCTCTCCCCCGCACCGTCGAGCGTGGCCGGCACGAGCCTGGAGACCCAATACGACGTCGCCGTGATGACGCTCCGGGCGCACGAGGACAAGACCGTTCGCGGCGCGTTCGTCGCCTCGCTCTCCGTCCCCTGGGGGCAGGCAGTGCCCGGGACGATGGCCAACCCCGGGTACCACGCCATCTGGGCCCGTGACCTCTATCAGGTCGCCACCGCCCTGCTGGCCGCGGGCGATCGTGCCGGTGCCGCCCGTGCGCTCGACTACATGCTGAACGTGCAGCAGCGCGCCGACGGCAGCATGCCGCACAACACCATGGTCGACGGAAGCGACACCGGGCTGACCGGCATCCAGCTCGACGAGGTCGCCTTCCCCGCTGTGCTGGCGTCGATGCTCGGGCGCTCCGACAGCGCCACCTGGGCGAAGCTCAAGCTCTCGGCTGACTACCTCGTGTCCCACGGGCCGTCGACGCCCCAGGAACGCTGGGAGGAGCAGGCCGGCTTCTCCCCCTCCACCATCGCCGCCGAGATCGCCGGGCTCGTCGCGTCCGCCGACATCGCCGTCAAGAACGGCGACCGGGCGTCGGCGACCCGCTACCTCGACACCGCCGACCTCTGGCGCGCCAGCCTCGAGTCGTGGACCGTGACGCACACCGGGTCGATCGGAACCCCGCATTACGAGCGCATCGACCCCATAGGCACCCCGGATGCGGGCACGACCGTCTGCGACACGAACGGCGCCGGATGCACAGACGCTCGCGACCTCGTCGACGGCGGATTCCTCGAGCTCGTGCGGTTGGGCATCCGCTCGGCCGACGACCCGACCATCGCCGCCTCGGTCGCGGTCGTCGACGCCCAGCTTCGTGTCGACACGCCTTCGGGCGCGATGTGGCGGCGGTACAACCGTGACGGGTACGGCGAGCATGCCGACGGATCCCCCTTCAACGGCACGGCGGGCGGGATCGGCCGGCCGTGGCCCGTCCTCGCGGGCGAGCGGGGGCAGTACGAGCTCGCGAACGGCCGCGACGCGATGCCCTACCTTCGCTCGATGGCGGCGACGGCGAACGACGCGTACATGATCCCCGAGCAGGTGTGGGACACCGCCGACACGGGCCGCTTCACCGCGGGCGAGGCCACCGACTCGGCCGCTCCCCTGGCCTGGGCGATGGCGCAGTACGTCAGACTCGCGCAGTCCATCAGCGCCGGCCGCAACGTCGACACGCCCGCTGTCGTCGCAGCCCGCTACGCGACGGGTGTCGAGGCCACCTTCCGCGCGAACGCCACGACGACCTGGGGTGAGAGCCTCTTCGTCGTGGGGAGCATCCCCGCGCTGGGCTCCTGGGACACGTCGAAGGCGATCCGGCTCTCGAGCGCGTCGTATCCGGACTGGGCCGTCGAGGTGGCCCTGCCCGCGGGTGTCTCCCTCGAGTACAAGTACATCCGGAAGTCGGCCGACGGCACCGTGACGTGGGAGTCCGGCGCCAACCGGACCATCACCCTGCCGGGCTCCGGCACCCCCGTCTACCGAGACACCTGGCGCCGCTGA
- a CDS encoding alpha/beta hydrolase family protein has protein sequence MARRRESTQVPGWAIAALVGGTAATLIAAAGAVVTALVSRAVVIPSVPEDDVEILHYDQAQGTVTLSVTNDSILPGVYSLRFSADAGHARVGEVRSVADGAVVRPVLGVDYGDLETARKGRISGWYYTHPRELGVPVDEVEVITPVGPAPAWFVPAPEGVGRKWVIQTHGRGVRRGETIRAIPVFREHGYSSLHISYRNDGEAPPSADGRYALGDTEWQDLDAAIAYAVEHGAEDIVLMGWSMGGAISLQAMGRAEHRDRIRGIVLDSPAIDWQDILRFHGKARHVPELVGDAAFATLSHGWGGVATGQSEPLDLERLDFVRRAAEVTLPLLVMHSDDDDYVPVSGSRRLAEARPDAVTYVPFQIAGHTKLWNYDRDRWNTAISTWLTAKGL, from the coding sequence ATGGCGAGGCGCCGCGAGAGCACCCAGGTGCCGGGATGGGCGATCGCCGCCCTGGTCGGCGGGACGGCCGCCACGCTGATCGCCGCGGCGGGCGCCGTCGTGACCGCCCTGGTCTCCCGGGCCGTCGTCATCCCCTCGGTGCCCGAGGACGACGTGGAGATCCTCCACTACGACCAGGCGCAGGGCACCGTGACGCTCTCCGTCACGAACGACTCCATCCTCCCCGGCGTCTACAGCCTCCGGTTCTCCGCCGATGCGGGCCACGCGCGGGTCGGCGAGGTGCGGAGCGTCGCGGACGGCGCGGTCGTCCGCCCGGTGCTCGGGGTCGACTACGGCGACCTCGAGACGGCGAGGAAGGGTCGGATCAGCGGCTGGTACTACACGCACCCCCGCGAGCTCGGCGTCCCGGTCGACGAGGTCGAGGTGATCACGCCGGTGGGTCCGGCCCCGGCCTGGTTCGTGCCCGCTCCGGAGGGCGTCGGACGGAAGTGGGTGATCCAGACCCACGGACGCGGGGTCCGCCGCGGGGAGACGATCCGTGCGATCCCGGTGTTCCGCGAGCACGGCTACAGCTCGCTGCACATCTCCTACCGCAACGACGGTGAGGCGCCTCCGTCGGCCGACGGCCGGTACGCCCTCGGCGACACCGAGTGGCAGGACCTCGACGCCGCGATCGCGTACGCGGTCGAGCACGGGGCGGAGGACATCGTGCTCATGGGGTGGTCGATGGGCGGCGCGATCTCGCTGCAGGCGATGGGGCGCGCCGAGCACCGCGACCGCATCCGGGGGATCGTGCTCGACTCGCCCGCCATCGACTGGCAGGACATCCTCCGCTTCCACGGGAAGGCCCGCCATGTCCCGGAGCTCGTCGGCGACGCGGCCTTCGCGACGCTGTCGCACGGCTGGGGCGGAGTGGCCACGGGGCAGAGCGAGCCGCTCGACCTCGAGCGGCTCGACTTCGTGCGCCGCGCCGCCGAGGTGACGCTGCCGCTCCTGGTGATGCACAGCGACGACGACGACTACGTGCCCGTCTCGGGTTCGCGGCGTCTCGCCGAGGCCCGGCCCGACGCCGTGACCTACGTGCCGTTCCAGATCGCCGGGCACACGAAGCTCTGGAACTACGACCGCGACCGCTGGAACACCGCGATCAGCACCTGGCTGACCGCAAAGGGCCTCTAA
- a CDS encoding DUF3000 domain-containing protein, which produces MPDSPFTPEIPAVFAAALDSLRRAETRQELVVHEIPAPANLAPHAVALAADVSPTRHGSDSDLGTGRFILLYDPEEPEAWGGPFRVVCFAQAPLETEIGLDPFLADVAWSWLVDALDAHGARYTAASGTATKILSTGFGELADQGDGAQIELRASWSPSDHDIKAHVEGWGELLCMLAGLPPAVEGVTMLQARRARRE; this is translated from the coding sequence GTGCCCGACTCGCCCTTCACCCCCGAGATCCCGGCGGTCTTCGCGGCAGCGCTCGATTCGCTGCGCCGCGCGGAGACGCGTCAGGAGCTCGTGGTGCATGAGATCCCGGCCCCCGCGAACCTCGCCCCCCATGCGGTCGCCCTCGCGGCCGACGTCTCCCCCACCCGCCACGGATCCGACTCGGATCTCGGCACGGGCCGTTTCATCCTCTTGTACGACCCGGAGGAGCCGGAGGCCTGGGGAGGCCCGTTCCGCGTGGTGTGCTTCGCGCAGGCCCCGCTCGAGACCGAGATCGGGCTCGACCCGTTCCTGGCCGACGTGGCGTGGTCGTGGCTCGTGGACGCGCTCGACGCCCACGGCGCGCGGTACACGGCGGCGTCGGGGACCGCGACCAAGATCCTCTCCACCGGCTTCGGCGAGCTCGCCGACCAGGGCGATGGCGCCCAGATCGAGCTGCGCGCCTCCTGGTCGCCGAGCGACCACGACATCAAGGCGCACGTCGAGGGATGGGGCGAGCTGCTCTGCATGCTCGCCGGCCTCCCGCCCGCGGTGGAGGGCGTGACGATGCTGCAAGCCAGAAGAGCTCGTCGTGAGTGA
- a CDS encoding dihydrofolate reductase family protein gives MTSTVYYVASSIDGFIADRDGRLDWLLEFGMEDFSPHYEAFLENVGVVVMGSTTYEFVLGEGLEAWPYDGRQTRVLTHRDLPVAVEGADIRFESGDVVDLHAEWVEAAAGRDVWIVGGGAIAAALADAGLLDVLDLTIMPVALGEGAPLLPLAGTRALEVQATTTYPSGAVGVTSRLT, from the coding sequence ATGACCAGCACCGTCTACTACGTGGCCTCCAGCATCGACGGGTTCATCGCCGACCGGGATGGCCGGCTCGACTGGCTCCTCGAGTTCGGCATGGAGGATTTCTCGCCCCACTACGAGGCCTTCCTCGAGAACGTGGGTGTGGTGGTCATGGGTTCGACGACGTACGAGTTCGTGCTCGGTGAGGGCCTCGAGGCGTGGCCGTACGACGGTCGTCAGACCCGGGTGCTCACGCACCGCGACCTCCCCGTCGCCGTCGAGGGCGCCGACATCCGCTTCGAGTCCGGCGACGTGGTCGACCTCCACGCGGAGTGGGTCGAGGCCGCAGCGGGACGCGACGTCTGGATCGTGGGCGGTGGCGCCATCGCGGCCGCCCTGGCCGACGCAGGCCTGCTCGACGTCCTCGACCTCACCATCATGCCCGTCGCCCTCGGCGAGGGAGCACCGCTCCTTCCCCTGGCGGGCACGCGAGCCCTCGAGGTCCAGGCGACCACGACATACCCCAGCGGCGCTGTGGGCGTCACCTCCCGGCTCACCTGA
- a CDS encoding thiolase family protein, producing MAERSEVVFVDGVRTPFGRAGEKGMYWQTRADDLVVKAIIGLLERNPNVPKERIDDVAIAATTQQGDQGLTLGRTAAILAGLPKSVPGYAIDRMCAGAMTSVTTVSGAIGFGAYDLAIAGGVEHMGRHPMGFGADPNPRFLAERLVGEDALVMGSTAERIHDRFPQLTKERADRYAMRSQQKAAAAYDNGKIQPDLIPVATRSESGWGLAVRDEVLRPETTMEGLAALRTPFRPHGRITAGNAAGLNDGATASLIASEATAKELGLPVKMRLVSFAFAGVEPEIMGIGPVPSTEKALRKAGLSIDDIGLFELNEAFAVQVLSLLDHFGIDDDDPRVNPWGGAIAFGHPLASSGVRLMIQLARQFEEHPEVRYGLTAMCIGLGQGGSVIWENPHWSKKAERKAR from the coding sequence GTGGCCGAGAGATCTGAGGTCGTCTTCGTCGACGGCGTGCGGACGCCGTTCGGGCGGGCGGGCGAGAAGGGCATGTACTGGCAGACGCGAGCGGACGACCTGGTGGTCAAGGCCATCATCGGCCTGCTCGAGCGCAACCCGAACGTGCCGAAGGAGCGCATCGACGACGTCGCGATCGCCGCGACGACGCAGCAGGGCGACCAGGGCCTCACCCTGGGCCGCACGGCGGCGATCCTCGCCGGCCTGCCGAAGTCGGTGCCCGGCTACGCCATCGACCGGATGTGCGCGGGCGCCATGACGAGCGTCACCACCGTCTCGGGGGCCATCGGCTTCGGGGCGTACGACCTGGCCATCGCCGGCGGCGTGGAGCACATGGGACGTCACCCGATGGGCTTCGGCGCCGACCCCAACCCGCGATTCCTCGCGGAGCGCCTGGTCGGCGAGGACGCCCTCGTGATGGGGTCGACCGCCGAGCGCATCCACGACCGGTTCCCGCAGCTGACCAAGGAGCGGGCCGACCGCTACGCGATGCGCAGCCAGCAGAAGGCCGCCGCAGCGTACGACAACGGCAAGATCCAGCCCGACCTGATCCCCGTGGCGACCCGCAGCGAGAGCGGATGGGGCCTGGCCGTGCGCGACGAGGTGCTGCGTCCTGAGACGACGATGGAGGGCCTCGCCGCCCTCCGCACGCCCTTCCGCCCGCACGGGCGCATCACCGCGGGCAACGCGGCCGGGCTGAACGACGGCGCGACCGCCTCGCTCATCGCGAGCGAGGCGACCGCCAAGGAGCTCGGCCTGCCCGTGAAGATGCGGCTCGTCTCCTTCGCCTTCGCCGGCGTCGAGCCCGAGATCATGGGCATCGGGCCGGTTCCCTCGACCGAGAAGGCGCTCCGGAAGGCCGGCCTCTCGATCGACGACATCGGGCTGTTCGAGCTCAACGAGGCGTTCGCCGTGCAGGTGCTCTCGCTCCTCGACCACTTCGGTATCGACGACGACGATCCCCGCGTCAACCCGTGGGGCGGCGCGATCGCGTTCGGACACCCGCTGGCGTCGTCGGGCGTGCGCCTGATGATCCAGCTCGCGCGTCAGTTCGAGGAGCACCCCGAGGTGCGCTACGGACTCACGGCGATGTGCATCGGCCTGGGCCAGGGCGGCTCGGTCATCTGGGAGAACCCCCACTGGAGCAAGAAGGCGGAGCGGAAGGCACGATGA
- a CDS encoding 3-hydroxyacyl-CoA dehydrogenase NAD-binding domain-containing protein, whose translation MTDYSTIDFSSLDAMSDDEVVTHSYVRDVTLPSGKTLALVTLDNGRDHTRPNTLGPRTLLEYGRVLDELKERAGRGEIQAVAVTGKPFILAAGADLSKVGSLDSRDTALKMAQLGHATFAKMKATGVPSFAFMNGLALGGGVEVALGADYRTIDESIPALAFPEVFLGIIPGWGGATIIPNLIGIENALKIIIENPLKNNRTLKGREAFDLGIADAIFPGATFLEDSLRWADGVVSGSIKVKRANEPGKVERLVKWDAAIGIARKTLESRIGTVAKAPYRALDLLKAAKSGSIEEGFAREDEALADLISGDQFRASIYAFDLVQKRAKRPAGAPDKKIAKPVTKVGIIGAGLMASQFATLFVRRLRVPVVITDLDQARVDKGLDYIRGEIATLLSKGRISQDESNRLNALVTGTTDRADFADCDWVIEAVFEELGVKQDVFADIEQYVSETAVLATNTSSLSVEEIGAKLSHPERLVGFHFFNPVAVMPLIEVVKTPRTDDETLSTAMVTAAKLKKNAVITRDTPGFVVNRILAKVLGEAMHAVDTGTPFEVMDHALDPFGLPMTPFELLELVGLKVGAHVLDTHHAAFPERFFESANLHELAEYGRIYERDDKGKIKGFDKKAVKIVSGGTTPMTAEEIRRRVEDGLADEVHRMLEDHVVEAAEDIDLCLILGAGYPFQMGGLTPYLDRVGASERVFGDTFHHPPILGVE comes from the coding sequence ATGACCGACTACAGCACGATCGACTTCTCCTCGCTCGATGCCATGAGCGACGACGAGGTGGTCACCCACTCGTACGTCCGCGACGTCACGCTTCCCAGCGGGAAGACGCTGGCGCTCGTCACCCTCGACAACGGCCGCGACCACACCCGCCCGAATACCCTCGGGCCGCGGACGCTCCTCGAGTACGGTCGCGTGCTCGACGAGCTCAAGGAGCGCGCCGGCCGCGGCGAGATCCAGGCGGTCGCCGTCACGGGCAAGCCGTTCATCCTCGCCGCCGGCGCCGACCTCAGCAAGGTGGGCTCGCTCGACAGCCGCGACACCGCCCTGAAGATGGCGCAGCTCGGTCACGCCACGTTCGCCAAGATGAAGGCCACGGGCGTGCCCTCGTTCGCGTTCATGAACGGCCTCGCCCTCGGCGGCGGCGTCGAGGTGGCCCTGGGCGCCGACTACCGCACGATCGACGAGTCGATCCCTGCGCTGGCGTTCCCCGAGGTCTTCCTCGGGATCATCCCCGGGTGGGGCGGCGCCACGATCATCCCGAACCTCATCGGCATCGAGAACGCGCTCAAGATCATCATCGAGAACCCCCTCAAGAACAACCGCACCCTGAAGGGTCGGGAGGCGTTCGACCTCGGGATCGCCGACGCGATCTTCCCGGGAGCGACGTTCCTCGAGGACAGCCTGCGCTGGGCCGACGGGGTCGTCTCGGGCTCGATCAAGGTCAAGCGCGCGAACGAGCCCGGCAAGGTGGAGCGGCTCGTCAAGTGGGACGCCGCGATCGGCATCGCCCGCAAGACGCTCGAGTCGCGCATCGGGACGGTCGCCAAGGCGCCCTACCGCGCGCTCGACCTGCTCAAGGCCGCGAAGTCGGGGTCGATCGAGGAGGGCTTCGCCCGCGAGGACGAGGCGCTGGCCGACCTCATCTCGGGTGACCAGTTCCGGGCGAGCATCTACGCGTTCGACCTGGTGCAGAAGCGCGCGAAGCGCCCTGCCGGGGCTCCGGACAAGAAGATCGCGAAGCCGGTCACCAAGGTGGGCATCATCGGCGCCGGCCTCATGGCGAGCCAGTTCGCGACGCTCTTCGTCCGTCGTCTCCGCGTGCCCGTGGTCATCACCGACCTCGACCAGGCGCGCGTCGACAAGGGGCTCGACTACATCCGGGGCGAGATTGCCACGCTGCTGTCGAAGGGTCGCATCTCGCAGGACGAGTCGAACCGCCTCAACGCGCTCGTCACCGGCACGACCGACCGCGCCGACTTCGCCGACTGCGACTGGGTCATCGAGGCGGTGTTCGAGGAGCTCGGCGTGAAGCAGGACGTCTTCGCCGACATCGAGCAGTACGTGTCCGAGACGGCCGTCCTCGCGACCAACACCTCCTCGCTCTCGGTCGAGGAGATCGGCGCCAAGCTGAGTCACCCCGAGCGTCTGGTGGGCTTCCACTTCTTCAACCCGGTGGCCGTGATGCCGCTGATCGAGGTCGTCAAGACGCCCCGTACCGATGACGAGACGCTGTCGACCGCGATGGTCACCGCGGCCAAGCTGAAGAAGAACGCGGTCATCACGCGCGACACCCCGGGATTCGTGGTCAACCGCATCCTGGCCAAGGTGCTCGGCGAGGCGATGCACGCGGTCGACACCGGGACGCCGTTCGAGGTGATGGACCACGCCCTCGATCCGTTCGGCCTGCCGATGACGCCGTTCGAGCTCCTCGAGCTCGTCGGGCTCAAGGTGGGCGCGCACGTGCTCGACACGCATCACGCCGCCTTCCCCGAGCGCTTCTTCGAGAGCGCGAACCTGCACGAGCTGGCCGAGTACGGGCGCATCTACGAGCGCGACGACAAGGGCAAGATCAAGGGGTTCGACAAGAAGGCGGTCAAGATCGTCTCCGGCGGGACCACCCCGATGACGGCGGAGGAGATCCGCCGCCGGGTCGAGGACGGCCTGGCCGACGAGGTGCACCGGATGCTCGAGGACCACGTCGTCGAGGCGGCCGAGGACATCGACCTCTGCCTCATCCTGGGCGCCGGCTACCCGTTCCAGATGGGTGGTCTCACGCCCTATCTCGACCGCGTGGGCGCCTCCGAGCGGGTCTTCGGCGACACCTTCCACCACCCGCCGATCCTCGGCGTGGAGTAG
- a CDS encoding HRDC domain-containing protein: MSDAETFETPQRSVIADVDDFHDAVEELALGHGPVAVDAERASGFRYSQRAYLIQVYRRGAGTYLFDPPAIGEFAPLQSVIGDAEWVLHAASQDLPCLREVGLDPVTVFDTELAARLLGLPRVGLGAVVEELLGIHLAKEHSAADWSTRPLPASWLEYAALDVELLLDLRDSLAVLLKQQGKERIAAEEFAAVVAKEEKPPLAEPWRRLSGIHSLRPDRHLAAARELWLARDALARELDVSPGRLVPDTSLIAAARALPESRRDLAALKQFSGRASRTELDRWWSAIERARATDDIPVQRRSGGDTLPPPRSWGDRNPEADLRLKAARAALTEIATERAIPLENLLTPDFLRRVAWEPPAEIMPESIGAALAGLGARPWQIELTAQTIARAFVEGHQEPAEGTETDS; this comes from the coding sequence GTGAGTGACGCGGAGACGTTCGAGACACCCCAGCGGTCGGTCATCGCCGACGTCGACGACTTCCACGACGCGGTCGAGGAGCTCGCCCTCGGCCACGGGCCGGTCGCGGTCGACGCCGAGCGCGCGAGCGGCTTCCGCTACTCGCAGCGCGCGTACCTGATCCAGGTCTACCGCCGAGGGGCGGGGACGTACCTCTTCGACCCGCCCGCGATCGGCGAGTTCGCGCCGCTCCAGTCCGTGATCGGCGACGCGGAGTGGGTGCTGCACGCGGCCAGTCAGGATCTGCCCTGCCTGCGCGAGGTCGGTCTGGATCCCGTCACCGTCTTCGACACCGAGCTCGCGGCGCGTCTGCTCGGACTGCCGCGCGTCGGCCTCGGGGCGGTGGTCGAGGAGCTCCTCGGCATCCACCTCGCGAAGGAGCACTCCGCGGCGGACTGGTCGACCAGGCCCCTGCCGGCGTCGTGGCTCGAGTACGCCGCTCTCGACGTGGAGCTGCTGCTCGACCTCCGGGACTCGCTCGCGGTGCTGCTGAAGCAGCAGGGCAAGGAGCGGATCGCCGCGGAGGAGTTCGCGGCCGTCGTCGCCAAGGAGGAGAAGCCGCCGCTCGCCGAGCCGTGGCGTCGGCTCAGCGGCATCCACTCCCTCCGTCCCGACCGTCACCTCGCGGCCGCCCGTGAGCTCTGGCTGGCCCGCGACGCCCTCGCGCGCGAGCTCGACGTCTCGCCGGGGCGGCTGGTGCCGGACACGTCCCTCATCGCCGCCGCCCGGGCGCTGCCGGAGTCTCGGCGCGACCTGGCCGCCCTCAAGCAGTTCTCGGGGCGCGCGAGCCGCACGGAGCTCGACCGCTGGTGGAGCGCCATCGAGCGCGCACGCGCGACCGACGACATCCCCGTGCAGCGGCGATCGGGCGGCGACACCCTGCCGCCGCCACGCAGCTGGGGCGATCGCAACCCGGAGGCCGACCTCCGTCTGAAGGCCGCGCGGGCCGCGCTCACCGAGATCGCGACCGAGCGCGCGATCCCGCTCGAGAACCTGCTCACGCCCGACTTCCTGCGCCGTGTGGCCTGGGAGCCGCCCGCCGAGATCATGCCGGAATCGATCGGCGCGGCCCTCGCCGGGCTCGGTGCGCGACCCTGGCAGATTGAGCTGACTGCACAGACGATCGCCCGGGCTTTTGTAGAGGGCCACCAAGAGCCCGCCGAGGGCACCGAGACCGATTCGTAG